The following proteins come from a genomic window of Paenibacillus sp. CAA11:
- a CDS encoding CPBP family intramembrane glutamic endopeptidase, which translates to MKKKMKIKIQRVEPGQLNDQLLLINLYLTQGLTFIISMIIFLFQRRNPLKLFYFPDNYNFLLWGAGLAAVMFVADLLVSKVISEKSMDDGGINEMLFRNRPVWHIVAIAAVVAVCEELLFRGAIQHAFGPYWTSILFAVIHIRYLRHWIPTGWVFLSSYGLGLIYIYSGTLWAPIVCHFLIDLVSGLVIRFRR; encoded by the coding sequence ATGAAAAAGAAAATGAAAATTAAAATTCAACGGGTGGAGCCAGGTCAATTAAATGATCAGCTGTTGTTAATCAACCTGTATCTGACTCAAGGATTAACATTTATTATCAGCATGATAATTTTTCTGTTCCAAAGGCGTAACCCGTTAAAGCTATTCTATTTCCCTGATAATTATAATTTTCTGCTATGGGGAGCCGGGCTGGCAGCGGTCATGTTTGTGGCGGATCTGCTGGTTTCTAAAGTAATCTCCGAGAAAAGCATGGATGACGGTGGAATTAATGAAATGCTCTTTCGCAATAGGCCTGTGTGGCACATTGTAGCGATTGCCGCAGTTGTTGCGGTGTGTGAGGAGCTGTTGTTTCGCGGAGCAATCCAGCATGCCTTCGGGCCATACTGGACAAGCATCTTGTTCGCAGTGATTCATATTAGGTACTTGCGTCACTGGATTCCGACAGGATGGGTTTTTCTCAGTAGCTACGGATTGGGACTTATTTACATTTATTCAGGCACACTATGGGCACCGATTGTTTGTCATTTTCTGATTGATTTGGTCTCGGGCCTAGTGATCCGTTTTCGGAGGTAG
- a CDS encoding pseudouridine synthase has product MERLQKILAQAGVASRRKCEELILAGKVQVNGETVTVLGTKADPSVDSITVEGRNIGAEKKVYLLLNKPKGVITSATDPQGRKIVTDYLKGVRERVYPVGRLDYDTEGLLLLTNDGDFAHLLTHPKHHVPKTYLATVKGVPHGTDLDKLKKGIMLDDGMTHPAEVEYHDVDPDNKEATIMITIHEGRNRQVRRMFEAIGHPVQRLKRIAFGDLYLGTMKRGLFRHLTKAEIEGLKQSAKTAEKRSKR; this is encoded by the coding sequence ATGGAGAGATTGCAGAAAATACTGGCACAAGCTGGAGTAGCTTCGCGCCGCAAATGCGAGGAGCTTATTTTGGCCGGCAAAGTCCAGGTTAACGGTGAAACGGTTACCGTACTAGGCACCAAAGCGGATCCGTCCGTAGATTCCATTACGGTGGAGGGCCGAAATATCGGGGCAGAGAAGAAGGTTTATCTTCTGCTGAATAAGCCGAAGGGCGTGATCACGAGCGCCACGGACCCACAGGGCCGCAAGATTGTCACCGATTATTTGAAGGGAGTTCGGGAAAGAGTATATCCGGTTGGACGGCTTGATTACGACACGGAAGGGCTGCTTCTCCTGACGAATGACGGAGATTTTGCCCATTTATTGACTCATCCCAAGCACCATGTACCCAAAACTTATTTAGCTACCGTTAAAGGCGTTCCTCACGGCACGGATTTGGATAAGCTGAAGAAAGGGATTATGCTTGATGACGGGATGACCCACCCGGCTGAAGTGGAGTATCATGACGTTGATCCTGACAATAAAGAAGCAACGATTATGATTACGATTCATGAAGGCAGAAATCGGCAGGTCCGTCGGATGTTTGAAGCGATTGGCCACCCTGTTCAGCGTTTGAAGCGCATTGCTTTCGGGGATTTGTATCTTGGAACTATGAAGCGCGGCTTATTCCGTCATTTAACCAAAGCTGAAATTGAAGGCTTGAAGCAAAGCGCCAAAACTGCTGAGAAGCGCAGCAAGCGATAA
- a CDS encoding spore maturation protein, translating to MIAFIPLYASMRKVPVYESFVDGAKDGFSTAIGIIPHLVGMMVAISVFRASGAMDFFVGLLAPVMNWFHAPAEVLPLGFLRPLTGTGSLAFTTDLIKTYGPDSMIGRIASTIQGSTDTTLYVLTVYFGAVGIRNGKYALKVGLFSDIVGFIAAIAVCLLLFNS from the coding sequence ATGATTGCGTTTATTCCACTCTATGCGTCGATGCGAAAAGTTCCTGTATATGAGTCGTTTGTAGATGGGGCCAAGGACGGCTTCTCTACGGCCATCGGGATTATTCCTCATCTGGTAGGGATGATGGTTGCCATCAGTGTTTTTCGAGCTTCCGGAGCTATGGATTTCTTCGTCGGCTTGCTTGCCCCTGTTATGAATTGGTTCCATGCTCCAGCAGAAGTGCTTCCATTAGGATTTCTTAGACCTTTGACAGGGACAGGTTCACTGGCATTTACAACTGATCTGATCAAGACCTATGGCCCTGACTCCATGATTGGGCGTATCGCTTCTACGATACAAGGAAGCACGGATACTACGCTGTATGTGCTAACTGTTTATTTTGGAGCCGTGGGCATCCGAAATGGGAAATATGCACTGAAGGTTGGATTGTTCTCAGATATTGTAGGCTTCATTGCAGCTATCGCTGTATGCCTGCTCTTGTTTAATTCCTAA
- a CDS encoding HAMP domain-containing sensor histidine kinase: MNFWRSLVGKLWMTITVLVATVLLTLGLLVLPYIDTNFTDSEAITRFFFFVSVAGFALTTFFALFLFTKITQPMRLLIQAADSIRKGNYDTRLSLRTSDEIGVLANSFNHMAEELEDTIRSLNHEKDHLASVLRSMNDAVITLDRSGTVILTNPPGDRILHSWKKDRDLTDREKSGDHVPIPEPLVPMFTKVLEQEGDQSMNVHVRQGVWSVHMAPLSSEGDVRGAVAVLRDVTEEVKLEKMRRDFVANVSHEIRTPLSMMQGYSEAILDGMASSPEEARELVQVIYDESLRMGRLVHDLLDLARMEDGHTKMEMRLTNVKELMERVYRKFNVRAKERNIELRLEIAEGSLVLEQANEDRLEQVLTNLLDNAFRHTHEGGGIRIEGSLVDSSQGKKARIAVRDLGVGIPPEDLPYIFDRFYKADKARVRGEAVGTGLGLYIVKNIVEAHHGTIRAESKLGVGTVFIIELPVESQEA, encoded by the coding sequence GTGAACTTCTGGAGATCGCTCGTCGGCAAGCTCTGGATGACAATTACCGTACTGGTCGCCACGGTCCTCTTGACACTTGGGCTTTTGGTCCTGCCTTATATTGATACGAACTTTACTGACTCTGAAGCCATCACGAGGTTCTTTTTCTTTGTATCCGTTGCGGGGTTCGCCCTGACTACGTTTTTTGCGTTGTTTCTGTTTACAAAAATTACACAGCCCATGCGTCTATTAATACAGGCTGCTGATTCTATCCGCAAAGGGAATTATGATACGCGCCTGTCACTGAGAACCAGTGATGAGATTGGAGTGCTGGCCAACAGCTTCAACCATATGGCTGAAGAATTGGAGGACACGATCCGCAGCTTGAATCATGAGAAGGACCATTTGGCAAGTGTGCTGCGAAGCATGAATGACGCGGTGATTACATTGGATCGTTCCGGTACGGTCATTCTGACCAATCCGCCCGGTGACCGTATTTTGCATTCTTGGAAAAAAGACAGGGATTTGACTGATAGAGAGAAATCGGGTGATCATGTCCCGATACCTGAGCCTCTTGTTCCGATGTTTACAAAAGTATTGGAACAAGAAGGGGACCAGAGCATGAATGTTCATGTGAGGCAGGGAGTCTGGTCTGTACACATGGCACCGTTATCGTCTGAGGGGGATGTCCGCGGGGCAGTAGCGGTCTTGCGGGACGTAACTGAAGAAGTCAAGCTGGAGAAGATGCGCAGAGATTTTGTGGCTAATGTATCCCATGAAATTCGAACCCCGCTGTCGATGATGCAGGGCTATAGTGAAGCAATTCTCGACGGCATGGCTTCTTCTCCAGAGGAAGCACGCGAGCTGGTGCAGGTGATTTACGATGAGTCGCTTCGTATGGGAAGATTGGTGCACGACCTGCTTGACCTGGCCCGCATGGAAGATGGCCATACTAAGATGGAGATGCGCCTGACTAACGTCAAAGAATTGATGGAGCGGGTATACCGGAAATTCAATGTTCGCGCCAAAGAACGTAATATTGAATTGAGACTGGAAATAGCAGAGGGTTCACTTGTGCTGGAACAGGCGAATGAAGATCGACTGGAGCAAGTGCTGACAAATCTACTGGATAATGCGTTCCGTCATACCCATGAGGGAGGGGGAATTCGCATAGAAGGCTCTCTTGTGGACTCTTCTCAGGGAAAGAAGGCGCGTATAGCTGTACGGGATCTCGGCGTTGGTATTCCTCCGGAGGACTTGCCCTACATTTTCGATAGATTTTACAAGGCGGATAAAGCCAGAGTGCGCGGTGAAGCCGTAGGAACAGGGCTAGGTCTATATATTGTTAAGAATATTGTGGAAGCCCACCATGGAACCATTCGGGCAGAGAGTAAACTGGGCGTAGGCACAGTATTTATCATTGAGCTGCCTGTCGAAAGCCAGGAAGCTTGA
- a CDS encoding response regulator transcription factor produces the protein MSEQVNRILVVDDEERIRRLLKMYLEKEGFEIDEAEDGETALKMAGGGEYDLVILDVMLPGMDGIEVCNRLRQVKSTPVLMLTAKGEEINRVQGFEVGADDYVVKPFSPREVIYRVKAILRRSSATAYLTKENGTSNNIVFPHLIIEHDAHRVTAGGQEVSLTPKEYELLHYLAVSPDKVFSREELLKDVWNYEFFGDLRTVDTHVKRLREKLNKVSPESAAMITTVWGVGYKLEVAK, from the coding sequence ATGTCAGAGCAAGTGAATCGAATTTTGGTAGTGGACGATGAGGAAAGAATCCGCCGCCTGCTTAAGATGTATTTGGAGAAGGAAGGCTTCGAGATTGATGAAGCAGAAGACGGGGAGACAGCACTGAAAATGGCAGGTGGCGGAGAATATGATCTGGTGATCCTGGACGTCATGCTGCCTGGCATGGATGGCATAGAGGTTTGCAATCGGTTAAGACAAGTCAAATCTACCCCGGTGCTGATGCTGACGGCTAAAGGAGAAGAAATCAATCGTGTTCAGGGCTTTGAAGTGGGAGCGGATGACTATGTGGTCAAGCCGTTTAGTCCGCGTGAGGTCATTTACCGGGTAAAAGCTATCCTCCGTAGATCGTCTGCTACCGCTTACTTAACGAAGGAGAATGGGACAAGCAATAATATCGTGTTCCCTCACCTAATTATTGAGCATGATGCACACCGGGTAACTGCAGGGGGCCAGGAGGTCAGTCTGACACCGAAGGAATATGAATTGCTTCATTATTTGGCGGTTTCACCAGATAAGGTGTTTTCCAGAGAAGAGCTGCTCAAGGATGTTTGGAATTATGAATTTTTCGGTGATCTTCGCACGGTCGATACGCATGTAAAGCGGCTGCGGGAGAAATTGAACAAGGTATCGCCCGAGTCTGCGGCCATGATCACTACGGTATGGGGCGTAGGCTATAAACTGGAGGTTGCCAAGTAG
- the serA gene encoding phosphoglycerate dehydrogenase, producing MYKVLVSDPISDLGIQQLVDAEDVVVEKKTGLSEAELIEIIPQYDALLVRSQTKVTENIMAAGDRLKVIGRAGVGVDNIDLEAATKRGIIVINAPDGNTITTCEHAFAMMMALARHIPQAYAKTINGTWDRKSFLGVELRNKTLGVLGMGRIGSEVAKRAKAFGMNILGYDPFLTADRAEKMGVTLATVDEIVRNADFITVHTPLTPETRHMISDPQFAVMKKGMRIVNCARGGIIDENALITALDEGIVAGAAFDVFEQEPPQPDHPFLHHPQIIVTPHLGASTIEAQENVAIDVSEQVLHILRDEPFKNAVNMPPVAVSVMNKLSPYFTLGEKIGSLAAQINQETVQEILVEYAGDLSEVDTQPLTRYILKGVLSRHFANDVNIVNSLHLAKARDVKVVVSQTAATHGFTNSITVTLRASNKHEHRIAGTLLTGYGERIVQIDQFPIDIAPEGHLLVISHNDKPGIIGHVGTLLGQNGVNIAAMQVGRKIVGGEAIMVLTVDKSVPAEVLTQLTQLPELKSAQEIAI from the coding sequence ATGTACAAAGTGTTAGTGTCGGATCCGATCAGTGATCTGGGAATTCAGCAGTTGGTAGACGCAGAGGATGTAGTTGTTGAGAAGAAGACCGGCCTTAGTGAGGCCGAGCTCATCGAGATCATCCCTCAGTATGATGCTCTGTTAGTTCGCAGCCAGACCAAGGTCACAGAGAACATTATGGCGGCCGGGGACCGGCTGAAGGTTATCGGCCGTGCAGGCGTTGGAGTCGATAATATTGACCTTGAGGCTGCGACCAAACGCGGCATCATCGTCATTAACGCCCCTGACGGCAATACGATTACAACTTGTGAGCACGCCTTTGCCATGATGATGGCCTTAGCTCGCCATATCCCTCAAGCTTATGCGAAGACCATTAATGGCACTTGGGATCGTAAATCCTTCCTAGGGGTAGAGCTTCGTAACAAGACGTTAGGCGTGCTTGGCATGGGCCGGATTGGCAGCGAAGTCGCCAAGCGCGCCAAAGCCTTCGGCATGAATATTTTGGGCTACGACCCTTTCCTTACGGCAGACCGTGCCGAGAAAATGGGAGTGACCCTGGCAACGGTTGATGAAATCGTGAGAAATGCGGATTTTATCACCGTTCATACGCCTCTGACGCCTGAAACCCGGCATATGATATCAGACCCCCAGTTTGCGGTGATGAAAAAGGGTATGCGGATTGTCAACTGTGCCCGCGGGGGAATTATTGACGAGAATGCCCTGATCACTGCGCTGGATGAAGGTATCGTGGCAGGCGCTGCATTTGACGTATTTGAGCAAGAGCCACCACAGCCGGACCATCCTTTCCTGCATCATCCTCAGATTATCGTTACGCCTCACTTAGGGGCTTCTACGATTGAAGCACAGGAGAATGTGGCGATCGACGTATCGGAGCAGGTGCTGCATATTTTGCGGGACGAACCGTTCAAGAATGCGGTAAATATGCCCCCAGTCGCCGTTAGCGTGATGAATAAACTGTCTCCCTATTTTACACTTGGCGAGAAGATTGGCTCATTGGCCGCGCAAATCAATCAGGAAACCGTTCAGGAAATCCTTGTGGAATATGCCGGCGATTTATCGGAAGTAGATACTCAGCCTCTAACCCGCTATATTTTAAAAGGAGTGCTGTCTCGTCACTTCGCAAATGACGTAAACATCGTCAACTCCCTCCACTTAGCCAAGGCTAGGGATGTAAAAGTGGTCGTCTCGCAAACCGCGGCAACCCATGGCTTCACAAATTCAATTACCGTGACTCTGAGAGCCTCTAATAAACACGAACACCGCATCGCGGGCACACTGCTCACCGGCTATGGCGAACGGATTGTCCAAATTGACCAATTCCCAATCGACATTGCACCTGAAGGCCACTTGCTCGTGATCTCCCATAATGACAAACCAGGAATCATTGGTCATGTGGGCACCCTGCTAGGTCAAAATGGTGTGAATATCGCTGCCATGCAGGTGGGTCGGAAGATCGTCGGAGGCGAAGCCATTATGGTGCTAACCGTAGACAAATCGGTTCCGGCAGAGGTTCTGACTCAACTCACACAGCTGCCTGAACTGAAAAGCGCTCAGGAAATAGCCATTTAA